A single window of Plasmodium reichenowi strain SY57 chromosome 12, whole genome shotgun sequence DNA harbors:
- a CDS encoding hypothetical protein (conserved Plasmodium protein, unknown function) — protein MSDYFTILSNIFTSTSLKKKYSSRLSTKSKKNQKRVKLIRLRNGHFRRIVDISNIDEKSIFPRSCTFASISSASKENERKNCSEDTKEPDENLYGKSNTSSSITIKINFDESDENKSVQDNHSIDTISDISFTQTSRKSLEIESNTYESYREVEKEDIEEEEEEEEEEEKEEEEEYEEEEEEEYEEEDNKEVEPEEELKEDDKEVEPEEELKEEGDKEVEPEEEKENEQKKEEQEEKILEAPSKTLMKGVKTNIYFLSSKERIEALMCYNYISNAIIFEKGKFLRYIFMNNVNNIIVNEHMINMLCKKEKIKYILSSNSIIIESNDFIKPLIIEFDSNVSKKIFVKHLKMVDSFKLDDKLYREYLNDLSEHERDRLKHVESFYSNAIKVHNT, from the exons atgtctGATTATTTTACCATTTTAAGCAACATATTTACCTCGACGTCcttaaaaaagaaatatagTAGTAGGCTAAGTACGAAAAGTAAAAAGAATCAAAAGAGAGTAAAATTAATTCGCTTAAGAAATGGACATTTTAGAAGAATTGTAGATATATCCAATATTGATGAAAAAAGTATATTTCCTAGATCATGCACCTTTGCTTCCATATCATCTGCATCAAAGGAAAATG AAAGGAAAAACTGTTCAGAAGATACGAAAGAGCCCGATGAGAATTTATACGGAAAAAGTAATACGTCCTCAAGTATTactataaaaattaattttgaTGAATctgatgaaaataaatcTGTTCAAGATAATCATTCGATAGATACAATATCAGATATTTCTTTTACGCAGACAAGCAGAAAAAGTTTGGAAATTGAATCAAACACTTATGAATCTTATAGGGAAGTTGAAAAGGAAGATatagaagaagaagaagaagaagaagaggaagaagaaaaagaagaagaagagGAATATGAggaagaagaagaagaagaatatgaagaagaagataataaagaaGTAGAACCAGAAgaagaattaaaagaaGATGATAAAGAAGTAGAACCAGAAgaagaattaaaagaagaagGTGATAAAGAAGTTGAACCAGAAgaagaaaaggaaaatgaacaaaaaaaagaggaACAAGAAGAGAAAATTTTGGAAGCACCATCAAAAACATTAATGAAAGGAGTTAAgacaaatatatatttcttatcTTCAAAAGAAAGAATTGAAGCTCTTATgtgttataattatataagtAATGCTATAATATTTGAAAAGGGGAAATTTctaagatatatatttatgaataatgttaataatattatagtTAATGAacatatgataaatatgttatgtaaaaaagaaaaaattaaatatattttatcaagCAATTCAATTATTATAGAATCTAATGATTTTATTAAACCTCTTATTATAGAATTTGATTCTAATGTttctaaaaaaatatttgttaAACATTTGAAAATGGTTGATAGTTTTAAATTAGatgataaattatatagggaatatttaaatgatcTATCAGAACATGAACGTGATCGCCTCAAACATGTTGAAAGTTTTTACTCAAATGCAATCAAAGTGcataatacataa
- a CDS encoding blood stage antigen 41-3 precursor produces the protein MLLRHNSFCICIILVLCSVQRCLSDEQNINDWPIDFEYNSKSLPSIEVKLSPPENPLPQVSAEIKILESARLKLEEGMMQKLEDEYNKSLSMAKLKIKDTVENSLSIFNDPNILSSVISNSVKILKKKKNLRKIKETTDEEKTSENVSQMYERKGGPLPPPELRKHTLFLEQNYLNKTIPSVKISLTEISEPSILIKEKIEEIEQYRTDEEVTMFETAISELDILTDITMLELEKQMQLQLNPFLVDKQIVHRSLEKELKEMGKAEEREKKSSQTQSSFLEQEENENTGNILNVKISQTDYSYPTIDELVMQMQKKRDITEKLERQKILELQMKLLKAQSEMIKDALHFSISKVIAQYSPIVETLKLQTLKNF, from the exons ATGTTGTTACGACATAATTCCTTCTGTATTTGTATCATTTTGGTGTTGTGTTCTGTTCAAAGATGTTTATCTGATGAA caaaatataaatgattgGCCTATAGACTTTGAATATAATTCTAAGTCTTTACCATCAATAGAAGTTAAATTAAGTCCTCCAgaaaat CCGTTACCACAAGTTTCTGcagaaattaaaattttgGAATCTGCAAGACTTAAATTGGAAGAG gGAATGATGCAAAAACTCGaagatgaatataataagtCCTTGTCCATGGCAAAGctgaaaataaaagatacGGTTGAAAATTCATTAAGCATTTTTAATGACCCAAATATTTTAAGTTCTGTTATTTCTAATTCagtaaaaattttaaaaaaaaagaaaaatttaagaaaaataaaggaAACCACTGATGAAGAGAAAACTTCAGAGAATGTTTCTCAAATGTATGAAAGAAAAGGTGGACCATTACCACCACCCGAACTTAGAAAACACACATTATTCTTAGAgcaaaattatttaaacaAAACAATTCCTTCTGTAAAAATATCG TTAACTGAAATAAGTGAACCTAGCATTTtaataaaggaaaaaattGAAGAAATAGAACAATACAGAACAGATGAAGAAGTAAct ATGTTTGAAACGGCTATATCTGAATTAGATATATTGACAGATATAACAATGCTAGAATTAGAAAAACAAATGCAACTTCAATTGAATCCATTTTTAGTTGATAAACAG ATTGTACATAGAAGCTTGGAGAAAGAGTTGAAGGAAATGGGAAAAGCCGAAGAAAGGGAAAAA aaAAGTTCTCAAACTCAGTCATCATTTTTAGAGcaagaagaaaatgaaaatacaGGAAATATCttaaatgtaaaaataagCCAAACGGATTATAG TTATCCAACTATAGATGAATTGGTTATGCAaatgcaaaaaaaaagggaCATTACGGAAAAATTAGAAAGACAAAAAATTTTAGAATTACaaatgaaattattaaaagcACAAAGTGAAATGATAAAGGATGCTCTACATTTTTCTATTTCAAAGGTTATAGCTCAATATTCACCCATAGTCGAAACATTAAAATTACAGACTTTGAAAAATTTTTAg
- a CDS encoding tRNA delta(2)-isopentenylpyrophosphate transferase, putative has product MPFNKYVILIYFILLLNINLFKKKKFNTTTRVGNCFIIYDKNIKLNKIEYIKKNNILQKEKYVFNNILLGTNIDKKKKNLLKLLYNSSKLKTTGCQGKYKNRKCYSYLINNRRINTVECLRKVLNKSNYKIVSKIFKKNNVKTYMDNSNINDSDIINLLKLNGKEKNMDYSKIGKCINTKNEEGDKEFMSHKMNDMINNLNDDPMKIMNPLDITQLNFFRDGNSKKKEKIIIIIGVTCSGKTKFSIDLSEQLMKYKIKSEIISADSMQVYQNFNVGIAKVEEEEMKDVKHHLLDVCHPNDTFNAHKYINYTIPLIKNMNQNNKIPIIAGGTLLYIESLLWESVIDIKKEEEKKKEETHNGEIIKKEHEYLDEHLKLNNDIKCNVERNDDMVELDKYEHKTNEELYEELKNIDEERANQLHKNDRKRVCRSLDIFYTYNKKHSDLIKIKNHKNNNIDKMRFFPCIFYLDYNDDDLLKMKIKNRVDLMISKGLLDEAIKLKQINNDRNLNFPTKGINQSIAYKEFDEYIKKKMDNIDDQKLFEKCKDNLIRRTYKYAKKQRRWISNRFVKVYNVELNKIDVSNNYEKQLNDAIG; this is encoded by the coding sequence atgccttttaataaatatgtcATACTCATAtactttatattattactaaatattaatttattcaaaaaaaaaaaattcaataCTACTACAAGAGTTGGTAAttgttttataatatatgataagaatattaaattgaataaaatagaatatataaaaaagaataatatattacaaaaggagaaatatgtttttaataatattttgttaggaacaaatatagataagaaaaaaaagaatctattaaaattattgtATAATAGTAGTAAGTTAAAGACAACGGGGTGTcaaggaaaatataaaaacagAAAATGCTATtcttatttaataaataataggCGTATAAATACAGTAGAATGTTTACGTAAAGTATTAAATAAGagtaattataaaatagTATCGAAAATTTTCAAGAAAAACAATGTAAAGACTTATATGGACAATtcaaatattaatgatagtgatataataaatttattaaaattaaatggAAAGGAAAAGAATATGGATTATAGTAAAATAGgtaaatgtataaatacTAAAAATGAGGAAGGAGACAAGGAATTCATGTCACATAAAATGAACgatatgataaataatttaaatgatgatcctatgaaaattatgaatCCTCTAGATATTACTCAACTGAACTTTTTTAGAGATGGAaattccaaaaaaaaagaaaaaattattataattatagGTGTTACATGTAGTGGTAAAACCAAATTTAGTATAGATTTATCTGAACaattaatgaaatataaaataaaaagtgAAATTATTAGTGCAGATTCTATGCAAGTGTATCAAAATTTCAATGTAGGTATAGCTAAAGTcgaagaagaagaaatgAAGGATGTGAAACATCATCTTCTAGATGTATGTCATCCTAATGACACCTTTAATGCTCACaagtatataaattatactATACCccttattaaaaatatgaaccaaaataataaaattcCGATTATTGCTGGTGGAACCttgttatatattgaatCCTTATTATGGGAATCAGTAattgatataaaaaaagaagaagaaaaaaaaaaagaggaAACACATAATGGggaaataattaaaaaagaacatgaatatttagatgaacatttaaaattaaataacGATATCAAATGCAATGTTGAAAGAAATGATGATATGGTAGAATTAGataaatatgaacataAAACAAATGAGGAACTTTatgaagaattaaaaaatattgatgaAGAAAGAGCTAATCaattacataaaaatgataGAAAACGTGTATGTAGAAGTTtagatattttttatacatataataaaaaacatagtgatttaataaaaataaaaaatcataaaaataataatatagataaaatGAGATTCTTTCcatgtatattttatttagattataatgatgacgaccttttaaaaatgaaaataaaaaatcgTGTTGATTTAATGATATCTAAGGGATTGTTAGATGAAGCCATCAAATTAAAACAGATAAACAATGATAGAAATTTAAATTTCCCTACAAAAGGAATTAATCAAAGTATTGCTTATAAAGAATttgatgaatatattaaaaaaaaaatggataaCATAGATGATCAAAAATTATTCGAAAAATGTAAAGACAATTTAATACGaagaacatataaatatgcaAAAAAACAAAGAAGATGGATATCAAACAGATTTGTAAAAGTTTACAACGTTGAATTGAATAAAATAGATGTCTCAAATAATTACGAGAAACAGTTAAATGATGCTATAGG
- a CDS encoding hypothetical protein (conserved Plasmodium protein, unknown function) produces the protein MKIQIIFILLLNMIHSFVIKKLKWEGEQYHKTKFKLYRTRYFRKYRTIPYIKDSGETHINELTRERVRLNKHTANSITLGANYLFICNLDNRLSSKDVTHFFNYFVGIDNCIAKIKKNRFTGRNMGHGILKFKKPCDATLVLLNYQGIKLGDKNIILTEAFKNDHLKQKKHICNVVPPSSRY, from the exons ATGAAAATACagattatatttattcttttattgAATATGATCCATTCttttgttataaaaaag TTGAAATGGGAAGGAGAACAATATCATAAAACTAAGTTTAAGTTATATAGGACAAGATATTTTAGAAAGTATAGAACAATTCCATACATTAAAGATTCAGGGGAAACtcatataaatgaattaaCCAGAGAAAGGGTTAGATTAAATAAACATACAGCAAATTCAATAACACTTGGAGctaattatttatttatatgtaatttgGATAATAGACTGTCTTCTAAGGATGTTACACATTTTTTCAATTATTTTGTTGGAATAGATAACTGTATAGCaaagataaagaaaaatagATTTACAG GACGAAATATGGGACACggtattttaaaatttaagAAACCTTGTGATGCCACCTTggttttattaaattatcaaGGTATTAAGTTGGgagataaaaatattattttaacggaagcatttaaaaatgatcatttaaaacaaaaaaaacatatcTGTAATGTCGTACCACCAAGTAGTAGATATTaa
- a CDS encoding hypothetical protein (conserved Plasmodium protein, unknown function), whose protein sequence is MWEKILFFIVLIFPFFHSCEGLKKGNGDFIKKNGVFFQIDRDMNEPPYSVINVFYTESLLDDNLLNQIEKERKMGKYKIQNYFRKSLDNNKYFMEYSRKQKEQLEFLLE, encoded by the exons atgtgGGAGAAAattctattttttattgttcttatatttccttttttccACTCATGTGAAGGACTTAAAAAAGGTAATGGagattttataaaaaagaatggCGTATTTTTCCAAATAGATAGGGATATG AATGAGCCTCCTTATTCAGTTATTAACGTATTTTATACAGAATCTCTTTTAGACGACAATTTACTAAATCAAAT CGAAAAGGAAAGGAAAATgggaaaatataaaatacaaaaCTATTTCAGAAAG agTTTAGATAACAACAAATATTTCATGGAATATTCAAGAAAACaa aAAGAACAATTGGAGTTTCTACTTG AATAA